The Dreissena polymorpha isolate Duluth1 chromosome 10, UMN_Dpol_1.0, whole genome shotgun sequence genome includes a region encoding these proteins:
- the LOC127847201 gene encoding uncharacterized protein LOC127847201: MSILHSYDEKKLSFHQNDQHVRNIGIEDMQTLRGIVQYFEKSVDRSHVYRDIYIARSILVWMSHMVGSMLIDQLPDEVRNLVDSDSYAPGTFHTLCEAAGIKSVVIVGKAKDITFEPGWQFDKIPQASWNSFRCNNTWHLVFTELAIALVSGYRRGGEIVIESDGKRTFQALSSSAGHERSMFSEFWFCIHPKILAIHAFPDDIYSLYLPKGQSVGEEEFASCALMFPAFFQSRMSLLSENACVLMSHKGRCVIHIACPSVKGLKFKYKLKFLKDTGEIGSLNLRALSRMVVFSPGIDDVTFTISLPMLGHYLFSTSALSDDHNRNPECFKFKIICNEIDAHCRNIPQSVTEMGVGFTYVAKEFGLKQPTNASAILKVYYDSDQESASDEVIESEAVRFRVAEDRINEVEFTSDFLDDVENIGFSEVNLNKDKGELEVKAGLKKAGERVLVVKGREIASDQNFKPVLNYIVSSYEKTDDSYEKNVKKNKRIEANKRKRDAKESFKAQLEDLVLTTKEEIKKLYQELIDSEAVASDMDPDKQLMFKESSNVQNIRQELVVMEEDGSRYDDMFLESPVNDLLDTYANERITQSTKSSSQFTKEQWMVFILCIWVAYGFFMYLDNR; this comes from the exons ATGTCTATCCTCCATTCATACGACGAGAAGAAACTCTCATTTCATCAGAACGACCAACATGTGCGAAAT ATCGGGATTGAAGATATGCAAACACTAAGAGgtattgtacaatattttgaaaaatcagTTGACAGGAGTCATGTGTACAGAGACATTTACATTGCGAGGTCCATCCTAGTTTGGATGTCGCACATGGTGGGATCCATGCTAATTGACCAATTGCCAGACGAAGTAAGGAATCTTGTCGATTCGGATAGTTATGCACCAGGAACCTTTCACACACTTTGCGA AGCTGCGGGAATAAAGAGTGTTGTTATTGTCGGCAAAGCAAAAGACATAACGTTTGAGCCAGGATGGCAGTTCGATAAAATTCCACAGGCTTCTTGGAACAGCTTCCGTTGTAACAATACCTGGCATTTGGTATTTACAGAGCTAGCAATAGCATTGGTCAGCGGCTATAGGAGAGGCGGAGAGATTGTTATTGAAAGCGATGGAAAGAGAACCTTTCAAGCTTTATCATCCAGTGCTGGGCATGAGAGATCTATGTTTTCTGAGTTCTGGTTTTGCATACATCCCAAAATACTTGCCATACACGCATTCCCAGATGATATCTATTCCCTCTATCTTCCAAAAGGTCAGTCTGTAGGCGAAGAAGAATTCGCCTCCTGTGCGTTAATGTTTCCTGCATTCTTTCAATCCAGAATGTCCCTACTTTCGGAGAACGCCTGCGTCTTGATGTCACATAAAGGTCGATGTGTGATACATATTGCTTGTCCTTCAGTAAAAGGTTTGAAGTTCAAGTACAAATTGAAATTTCTGAAAGACACTGGAGAAATTGGTTCTTTGAACTTAAGAGCTCTTTCCAGGATGGTCGTTTTTTCACCTGGAATTGACGACGTTACTTTCACTATAAGCCTTCCAATGCTTGGTCATTACTTGTTTAGCACATCGGCTCTCTCAGATGACCACAATCGAAATCCAGAGTGCTTCAAGTTTAAGATCATTTGTAACGAAATTGACGCGCACTGTCGAAACATTCCCCAGTCAGTGACGGAAATGGGTGTGGGTTTCACATACGTTGCAAAGGAGTTCGGATTAAAACAACCGACGAACGCGTCTGCCATATTGAAGGTTTATTATGATTCAGATCAGGAATCGGCCTCTGATGAAGTCATTGAGTCAGAGGCTGTGCGATTCAGAGTTGCGGAAGACAGAATCAACGAAGTGGAATTTACATCCGACTTTTTAGATGACGTTGAAAATATTG GTTTCTCGGAAGTAAACCTTAACAAAGACAAAGGGGAGCTTGAAGTGAAAGCAGGTCTGAAGAAAGCTGGAGAGAGAGTCCTCGTTGTAAAGGGCAGAGAAATAGCGAGCGACCAGAACTTCAAGCCGGTTCTCAACTATATTGTCAGCTCATACGAGAAAACAGATG ATTCTTATGAGAAAAACgttaagaaaaacaaaagaatagAGGCAAATAAGCGGAAGAGGGACGCCAAAGAATCGTTCAAAGCTCAGTTGGAAGACCTCGTATTAACGACCaaagaggaaataaaaaaactttaTCAGGAATTGATTGATTCAGAAGCGGTAGCTAGTGACATGGATCCTGATAAGCAGCTGATGTTCAAGGAATCATCTAATGTACAAA acaTACGGCAGGAACTGGTTGTTATGGAAGAGGATGGGTCAAGATATGATGACATGTTCTTAGAATCGCCTGTTAACGATCTATTAGACACGTATG CAAATGAAAGGATAACCCAATCGACAAAAAGCTCTTCTCAGTTTACAAAGGAACAGTGGATGGTGTTTATTCTTTGTATCTGGGTTGCATACGGATTTTTCATGTATTTAGACAATCGATAG